A window from Cytobacillus sp. IB215665 encodes these proteins:
- a CDS encoding glutamine--tRNA ligase/YqeY domain fusion protein produces MSENKIITNSFIDRLIEDDLMDGTFNRPICTRFPPEPNGYLHIGSVYAIHTNFMVSQKFNGNFNLRFDDTNPLKEDIEYVNAIIEDINWLGYRPGNRVFYGSDYSNEIFNAAVTLIKKGKAYVCDLSPEEITNYRGTLIEPGKNSPYRERTIDKNLTLFLKMKKGEFPTASKVLRAKIDMESPNINLRDPILYRIIHKNHYRTGSDWCIYPMYDFAHPIQDSIEGVTHSLCSIEFRDHRPLYEWVLSELDVKEPPKQREFGRVNLTGVVTSKRYLRELVTEGYVDGWDDPRLPTIRGLRRRGVTPESIRKFINEIGFVKHQSTVNYAMLESIVRNELKPKVKSVMAVLNPLKVTITNFDENKKEMLSIDNNVENPNLGKRAVPFSSVIYIEKDDFMEVPVKGFKRLTLNSEVRLKGAYFIKCNEVIKDETGEIIELRCTYDQKTKSGTGFAGRKVKGTIHWVSALHSVKADVILYEKLFENEDIVKDKEKTWMEKINPNSKVIKKDCVIEPAINNSKIESKFQFFRHGYFNVDKNSSAEKLIFNRIVALKDSWKRK; encoded by the coding sequence ATGAGTGAGAATAAGATAATTACCAACAGTTTTATAGATAGATTAATCGAAGACGACTTAATGGATGGTACTTTTAATAGACCTATTTGTACAAGGTTCCCACCTGAGCCAAATGGATATCTTCATATTGGTAGTGTTTATGCTATTCATACAAACTTTATGGTCTCTCAAAAGTTTAATGGGAATTTTAATCTACGTTTTGATGATACAAACCCTTTAAAAGAGGATATTGAGTATGTTAATGCAATTATTGAGGATATTAACTGGTTAGGCTATCGCCCGGGTAATCGAGTATTTTATGGATCAGACTATTCTAATGAAATTTTTAATGCTGCTGTTACATTGATAAAAAAAGGTAAAGCTTATGTTTGTGACCTTTCTCCTGAAGAAATTACAAATTATCGTGGTACTTTAATTGAACCTGGAAAAAATAGTCCATATAGAGAAAGAACTATTGATAAAAATTTAACTTTATTCTTAAAGATGAAAAAGGGTGAATTTCCAACAGCTTCTAAAGTATTACGAGCAAAAATAGATATGGAGTCGCCAAATATCAATTTAAGAGACCCTATCTTATATAGAATTATTCACAAAAACCATTATAGAACGGGTAGTGATTGGTGTATTTATCCGATGTATGATTTTGCACATCCAATTCAAGATTCAATAGAAGGGGTTACACATTCTCTATGCTCCATAGAATTTAGAGACCATCGCCCGTTATACGAATGGGTATTAAGTGAACTCGATGTAAAAGAACCACCGAAACAAAGAGAGTTTGGCAGGGTAAATCTAACAGGAGTTGTAACTAGTAAAAGATATTTAAGAGAGCTGGTAACAGAAGGGTATGTAGATGGATGGGATGACCCGAGATTACCAACAATAAGGGGATTAAGAAGAAGAGGAGTTACTCCAGAAAGTATCAGAAAGTTTATAAATGAAATTGGTTTTGTAAAACATCAAAGCACTGTTAATTATGCAATGCTTGAAAGTATCGTTCGTAACGAACTGAAACCGAAAGTGAAAAGTGTTATGGCTGTGTTAAATCCTTTAAAGGTTACTATTACGAACTTTGATGAAAATAAGAAGGAAATGCTATCAATTGACAACAATGTAGAAAATCCTAATTTAGGAAAAAGAGCTGTACCTTTTTCAAGCGTAATCTATATTGAAAAAGATGATTTTATGGAAGTGCCCGTAAAAGGTTTTAAAAGGTTAACATTGAATTCAGAGGTTCGATTAAAGGGAGCCTATTTTATTAAGTGTAATGAAGTTATAAAGGATGAGACTGGTGAAATTATTGAACTTCGTTGTACGTATGACCAAAAAACAAAAAGTGGAACAGGTTTTGCAGGCAGAAAAGTAAAGGGTACGATTCATTGGGTTTCAGCTCTACATAGTGTAAAAGCAGACGTTATATTATATGAGAAATTATTCGAGAATGAAGATATCGTAAAGGACAAAGAGAAAACATGGATGGAAAAAATCAATCCGAATTCGAAAGTGATTAAAAAAGACTGTGTCATAGAACCTGCTATTAACAACTCAAAGATTGAAAGTAAGTTTCAATTTTTCCGTCATGGTTATTTCAACGTAGATAAAAATTCATCAGCCGAAAAGTTAATTTTTAACAGAATTGTTGCATTAAAAGATTCTTGGAAAAGAAAATAG
- a CDS encoding SDR family oxidoreductase — protein MNTLLNKNIVITGASSGIGEKIALKVAEMGARPIMLARSEDKLREISSYINEKASVDSLYFPLDVSNLAQVKVVFQQIYQQVGHIDILVNNAGFGIFDSFIEANMDDIERMFAVNVLGLTACTKEVLPSMVSNNSGHIINIASQAGKLATPKSSGYSASKHAVIGFTNSLRMELAKTNIHVSAVNPGPIETNFFNTADKSGNYVKNVKKIILKSEYVSEQIIKLMIHPKRELNLPRWMNASSVLYHLFPRAFEKFAGVFDKK, from the coding sequence ATGAATACACTATTAAATAAAAACATCGTTATTACAGGAGCTTCCTCAGGGATTGGTGAAAAAATTGCTTTGAAGGTGGCTGAGATGGGTGCTCGCCCTATAATGCTAGCTCGATCTGAAGACAAATTAAGAGAAATTTCATCATATATAAATGAAAAAGCTTCAGTCGATAGTCTGTATTTTCCACTTGATGTAAGTAACTTAGCTCAAGTAAAGGTAGTTTTTCAACAAATTTATCAACAAGTTGGACATATAGACATTCTCGTAAATAACGCTGGATTCGGTATTTTTGATTCATTTATTGAAGCAAATATGGATGATATTGAACGAATGTTTGCGGTAAATGTACTTGGGTTAACGGCTTGTACGAAGGAAGTGCTACCTTCTATGGTAAGCAATAACTCGGGGCATATTATAAATATTGCATCTCAAGCGGGCAAATTGGCTACACCTAAATCTAGTGGTTATTCAGCTAGCAAGCATGCAGTCATCGGATTTACAAATAGTTTAAGAATGGAGCTTGCTAAAACAAATATTCATGTTTCAGCAGTTAATCCCGGACCAATTGAAACAAATTTTTTCAATACTGCTGATAAATCAGGTAATTATGTGAAAAATGTAAAAAAAATAATCTTGAAATCAGAGTATGTGTCTGAGCAAATCATAAAATTAATGATTCATCCTAAGCGAGAGTTAAATTTACCTAGATGGATGAATGCTAGTAGTGTTTTGTATCATTTATTTCCTAGAGCTTTTGAGAAATTTGCAGGAGTATTTGATAAGAAATAA
- a CDS encoding dTDP-glucose 4,6-dehydratase, giving the protein MKILVPGGAGFIGRWVVKQLLSDQHKVWIVDDLSNGRKENIEEFIGNENFMEFVHGDIKDTALLNELFLQKFDLCYHLAASINVHDSIEHPDTTFNNDTIGTFYILEQCRRYAVKLVFMSTCMVYDRSSNDVGINETHSIKPASPYAGAKIAAESMVLSYYYSYGLPVVVLRPFNTYGPYQKSNGEGGVITKFLQNKLNGQSLNIYGNGTQTRDFLFVDDCARFIVTAGYSNQTNGEIINAGLGSDISIKKLAKMIVDGDQSRIRLVPHIHPQSEIEKLLCNFDKATQLLGWVPKVSLEEGIRRTEEWLKDR; this is encoded by the coding sequence TTGAAAATACTTGTTCCAGGGGGGGCTGGATTTATTGGTAGATGGGTTGTTAAACAGTTATTATCGGATCAGCACAAAGTGTGGATAGTGGACGACCTATCTAACGGTAGAAAAGAAAATATTGAAGAGTTTATAGGTAATGAAAATTTTATGGAATTTGTTCATGGGGATATTAAAGACACTGCTTTATTAAACGAGCTCTTTCTACAAAAATTTGATCTTTGTTATCATCTGGCGGCGAGCATTAATGTTCATGATAGTATTGAGCATCCCGATACAACTTTTAATAATGATACAATTGGAACATTCTACATTCTTGAACAATGCAGGAGATATGCTGTAAAGCTTGTTTTTATGAGTACATGTATGGTTTATGATCGATCTTCAAACGATGTTGGTATTAATGAGACACATTCAATTAAACCAGCCTCCCCATATGCAGGAGCAAAAATAGCAGCGGAAAGTATGGTGCTCTCTTATTATTATTCATACGGTCTTCCAGTAGTAGTTCTTCGCCCGTTTAATACGTATGGTCCTTATCAAAAGTCAAATGGAGAAGGTGGGGTTATTACTAAATTTCTGCAAAATAAATTGAATGGTCAAAGCTTAAATATATATGGTAATGGGACTCAGACGAGAGATTTTCTTTTTGTAGATGACTGTGCTCGATTTATTGTTACAGCAGGCTACTCTAATCAAACAAATGGAGAAATAATAAATGCAGGGTTAGGATCTGATATTTCAATAAAAAAGTTAGCAAAGATGATTGTTGATGGTGATCAATCTAGGATTCGACTCGTACCTCATATTCATCCTCAAAGTGAAATTGAGAAACTACTATGTAATTTTGATAAGGCAACACAACTATTAGGATGGGTGCCGAAAGTGAGTTTAGAAGAAGGAATAAGAAGAACAGAGGAGTGGTTAAAAGATAGGTGA
- a CDS encoding glycosyltransferase family 4 protein, with product MMRVLEITPFLISGSGKVVTTLSLELRKYCEVTVATSNPVEQIKNWDEYEGILKKNDVPIIKVDSFKRDYKSMWMEIISLTTILDQFDLVHVHAGYPAFLVNMAKELCGKDIPIVATFHSWNVNRPAWMNIADGYAFNMCDEIYTMSYYWKEFLEVNMNIDKNKLEVIPWGIDVEYCENIQINKKLKILYCESDEFCFVTLGRVEERKGILHLVKSFKKALNQIKRAKLIIIGEIAEQDYYEKVLYEIHQSGIQEHVVFTGMLKKPLELVKCCNVFVFPTLSEGLGIVGLEAMALQVPVIASYTEGIQDYLRPNINGIGVKPGNIDELADALIYSYENYYKLSELTKSAKMTVKKKYDINECVSKYVNTIRRHNQ from the coding sequence ATGATGAGGGTATTGGAAATCACCCCATTTTTAATAAGTGGTTCTGGAAAAGTTGTAACTACATTATCTTTAGAATTAAGAAAATATTGTGAAGTAACTGTGGCAACTTCAAATCCAGTTGAACAAATAAAGAATTGGGATGAATATGAAGGAATATTAAAGAAAAATGATGTTCCTATTATAAAAGTTGACTCCTTTAAGCGTGATTACAAAAGCATGTGGATGGAAATTATATCGTTGACAACTATTCTAGATCAATTTGACCTTGTTCATGTACATGCTGGATATCCAGCTTTCTTAGTAAATATGGCAAAGGAACTTTGTGGTAAAGATATTCCAATTGTAGCAACGTTTCACAGTTGGAATGTTAATAGGCCAGCATGGATGAACATAGCAGATGGTTATGCATTTAATATGTGTGATGAAATATATACAATGTCATATTATTGGAAAGAATTTCTAGAAGTGAACATGAATATTGATAAGAACAAATTAGAGGTTATCCCTTGGGGAATTGACGTGGAATATTGTGAGAATATTCAGATAAACAAAAAGTTAAAAATATTATATTGTGAGAGCGATGAATTTTGTTTTGTTACTTTAGGGCGTGTAGAAGAAAGGAAGGGGATATTACATTTAGTTAAATCTTTTAAAAAAGCGCTAAATCAAATTAAAAGAGCGAAATTAATCATTATAGGTGAAATTGCTGAACAGGACTATTATGAGAAAGTACTATATGAAATACATCAAAGTGGTATACAAGAACATGTTGTGTTTACTGGTATGCTAAAAAAACCTCTCGAATTGGTTAAGTGCTGTAATGTTTTTGTGTTTCCTACACTAAGTGAAGGTCTAGGTATTGTTGGACTAGAGGCGATGGCTCTTCAAGTGCCTGTAATAGCCTCTTATACAGAAGGTATACAAGATTATTTACGCCCGAATATTAATGGAATAGGGGTGAAACCAGGGAATATAGACGAACTTGCTGATGCATTAATTTATTCATATGAGAATTACTATAAATTATCGGAATTAACAAAAAGCGCAAAAATGACTGTAAAGAAGAAGTATGATATTAACGAATGTGTCAGTAAATATGTAAACACGATTAGAAGACATAACCAATAA
- a CDS encoding sugar phosphate nucleotidyltransferase, translating into MHHVLLSGGSGKRLWPISNDSRSKQFLKILKDDNGNVESMVQRVLRQLQLAGVRDSMYITAPRSQVEIVQNQISSTISIIIEPNRRDTFPAISLAATYLLSIGNGLDEVICVIPVDSYVENYFFTKVLELERVVNETECDIALIGVRPVYPSEKYGYIMPKQSFVQGSYYNVSNFIEKPNEKEAQRLIKEGALWNCGIFAFKLRYLINLLVQKGIAVTYEKLLRQYEQLKRISFDFEVVEFAKNIVVLPYEGEWKDLGSWNTLTDEMSNNIVGNGKISEDSTNIHLINELEIPTYVLGVSDAVVAASPDGILVSSKKASPRLKDLLDGFEQRPMYEERRWGWYRVLDYTKLATGIEVLTKRVCIYKGKNLSYQFHKKRNETWKIISGSGTCILNNKEFHVKAGDVVNINIGDKHTIRGLTDIEIIEIQMGKELVEEDIIRLFIDWNTIQQSIF; encoded by the coding sequence ATGCACCACGTGTTACTATCAGGTGGATCGGGGAAACGGTTGTGGCCAATTTCTAATGATTCAAGATCGAAGCAGTTTTTGAAGATATTAAAAGATGACAATGGAAATGTAGAGTCAATGGTTCAGAGAGTTTTACGTCAGCTGCAATTAGCTGGTGTAAGGGATTCAATGTACATTACTGCACCTAGATCTCAAGTAGAAATAGTACAAAATCAAATTTCTTCTACCATATCAATAATTATTGAGCCTAACAGGAGAGATACGTTTCCAGCTATTTCGTTAGCTGCAACTTACTTACTATCAATAGGAAATGGCCTTGATGAAGTGATTTGTGTCATTCCTGTTGACTCTTATGTTGAAAATTATTTTTTTACTAAGGTACTAGAATTAGAGAGGGTTGTAAATGAAACAGAATGTGATATTGCCTTAATTGGAGTACGTCCTGTATATCCGTCTGAAAAATATGGATATATTATGCCGAAGCAATCTTTTGTTCAAGGTTCTTACTATAATGTGAGTAACTTTATTGAAAAACCGAATGAAAAAGAGGCACAAAGATTAATAAAAGAAGGTGCACTTTGGAATTGTGGGATTTTTGCATTTAAACTAAGATATTTAATAAATTTGTTAGTACAAAAAGGCATAGCGGTTACATATGAAAAGTTGTTAAGACAATACGAGCAATTAAAGAGAATTAGTTTTGATTTCGAAGTTGTTGAATTTGCAAAAAATATAGTCGTTTTGCCATATGAGGGTGAATGGAAGGATCTTGGTTCTTGGAACACTTTAACAGATGAAATGTCTAATAATATTGTAGGAAATGGGAAAATAAGTGAAGATTCAACGAATATACATCTTATAAACGAACTAGAGATTCCTACATATGTATTAGGAGTGTCGGATGCAGTTGTTGCAGCAAGTCCAGACGGGATTTTAGTAAGTAGTAAAAAAGCTAGTCCTAGATTAAAAGATTTGTTAGATGGATTTGAACAACGACCTATGTATGAAGAGCGCCGTTGGGGGTGGTATCGCGTTCTTGATTATACCAAGTTAGCAACTGGTATTGAAGTACTAACAAAAAGAGTCTGTATTTATAAAGGGAAAAATTTAAGTTATCAATTTCACAAAAAACGAAATGAAACGTGGAAGATTATTTCAGGTAGTGGAACATGTATTTTAAACAATAAGGAGTTTCATGTAAAGGCTGGGGATGTTGTAAATATTAATATCGGTGACAAACATACGATAAGAGGGTTAACTGATATTGAAATTATCGAAATACAAATGGGCAAGGAGCTTGTTGAAGAAGATATTATTCGATTGTTTATAGATTGGAACACAATTCAACAGAGTATTTTTTAG
- a CDS encoding ATP-grasp domain-containing protein yields MLVTSISKKVPMLKAVKVAAEKINSNIKVYGADSDDHCIGRYFVDQFWKIPNFNKLTVDYLLQYCIENHITSIIPSRDGELLFFAKHKNVLNENGIFVMIATKKAVGRCVDKYLFSKFGTKHGYPVVQTETSFIDMVGDNQFYVVKERYGAGSKDIGLKLTKDQSIEYAEKLAKPIFQPYIEGDEISADVYVMRTGEVKGVVTRKRVLVVDGESQISTTFRDQRLAKLCSKMVTDLELYGHVVLQVIVDKNGYFHIIECNSRFGGASTLSIAAGLDSFYWFILETNGNDLHKHPFVHTNKEMMLVRYPEDLIL; encoded by the coding sequence ATTCTTGTAACAAGTATATCAAAAAAAGTACCGATGCTAAAAGCAGTGAAAGTAGCAGCTGAAAAAATCAATAGTAACATAAAAGTGTACGGAGCCGATAGCGATGATCATTGTATCGGTCGTTATTTCGTTGATCAATTTTGGAAAATCCCTAACTTCAATAAGCTTACAGTTGATTACTTACTTCAATATTGTATAGAAAATCACATTACATCCATTATTCCTTCTCGTGATGGAGAATTATTATTTTTTGCTAAGCATAAAAATGTATTAAATGAAAATGGTATCTTTGTAATGATTGCCACAAAAAAAGCTGTAGGCAGATGTGTAGATAAATATCTATTTAGTAAATTCGGAACGAAGCATGGCTACCCTGTAGTTCAAACGGAAACAAGTTTTATAGATATGGTAGGGGATAACCAATTTTATGTAGTAAAAGAAAGGTATGGGGCTGGATCAAAAGATATTGGCTTGAAATTAACAAAAGATCAGTCAATCGAGTATGCTGAAAAGCTAGCTAAGCCCATTTTTCAACCTTATATTGAAGGGGATGAAATATCCGCAGATGTATATGTAATGAGAACTGGAGAAGTGAAAGGTGTTGTGACTAGAAAACGTGTATTAGTAGTTGATGGTGAATCACAAATATCTACTACATTTCGTGATCAACGATTAGCAAAGCTTTGTTCAAAAATGGTTACTGATTTAGAGTTATATGGTCATGTTGTTTTACAAGTGATAGTTGATAAGAATGGCTATTTTCATATTATTGAATGTAATAGTCGTTTTGGTGGTGCATCTACATTAAGTATAGCGGCAGGCTTAGATAGCTTTTACTGGTTTATATTAGAAACAAATGGGAATGATTTACACAAACACCCTTTTGTTCACACTAATAAGGAAATGATGCTTGTTCGGTACCCTGAAGATTTAATATTGTGA
- a CDS encoding glycosyltransferase family protein: METLIIIQARMGSTRLPGKVLKPLGTSTVINYVVSRCKKIQKTLGIIVATSTLEQDNQIEEWCKKHDITCYRGSESDVLSRYYHCAKQYKPDYIIRVTADCPFIDYTFANQIINRMEKNPGDIVIVNGHLPRGLVVEMIAFTALEFIYKYGHETRHREHVTYYAYEHPSKFKHTKVIAPSFLNHPELRITLDTIEDYQLCCVVADYFKGEILIPSQDVVEYLVTHANVANMNAHITQKPVE; encoded by the coding sequence TTGGAAACTCTAATAATTATCCAAGCTCGAATGGGCTCGACACGATTACCTGGTAAAGTATTAAAACCGTTAGGCACGAGTACGGTTATAAACTATGTCGTTTCTAGGTGTAAGAAAATTCAAAAGACTTTGGGTATCATTGTGGCAACTTCGACCCTCGAACAAGATAATCAAATTGAAGAATGGTGTAAAAAACATGATATTACTTGTTACCGTGGAAGTGAAAGTGATGTACTAAGTCGTTACTATCATTGTGCTAAACAGTATAAGCCAGATTATATTATTCGTGTTACTGCAGATTGTCCATTTATAGATTATACCTTTGCAAACCAAATCATAAATCGTATGGAAAAGAATCCGGGAGATATTGTAATTGTTAATGGGCATTTACCTCGCGGACTAGTTGTTGAAATGATTGCATTTACTGCCCTTGAGTTTATTTATAAATATGGTCATGAAACCCGTCATCGTGAACATGTTACTTACTATGCTTATGAACATCCATCGAAGTTCAAGCATACAAAAGTAATCGCACCTAGTTTTCTGAATCATCCTGAGCTGAGGATTACCTTAGATACAATAGAGGATTATCAGTTGTGCTGTGTGGTAGCTGATTATTTTAAGGGAGAGATTCTAATCCCTTCTCAAGATGTGGTGGAATATTTAGTTACACATGCTAATGTAGCAAATATGAATGCTCATATCACTCAAAAACCTGTTGAATAA
- the pseG gene encoding UDP-2,4-diacetamido-2,4,6-trideoxy-beta-L-altropyranose hydrolase: MNTVFRVDASTLIGTGHVMRCLVLAEQLREEGYLVVFISRELEGNLNSYIELQGFRVIRLYKQIHSEQEDADETLQGLQVISNQIEWLIVDHYHISEKWESIVRNRVSKLMVIDDLANRCHQCDILLDHNFISNYQTRYDLLVPPHCKKILGPKHLLIRKEFIHERMQVKPRDGHVRRLLIFFGGSDPTEETEKALKAVNKIDFDLHHVDVVVGTSNPKQDVIYMMCEQQGYQYHSQITHFARLLSKVNLAIGAGGISMWERCYLGVPSITAIVAKNQQQSVCAAHQYGAVWKIGWHEDVKVNDYVAKINNALRSPQKLINMSQRALAITNRCTNNQQHSAVNTILQMKGGEK, from the coding sequence ATGAACACTGTCTTTAGAGTAGACGCATCTACGCTAATAGGTACTGGTCATGTTATGCGTTGTTTAGTGCTTGCTGAACAATTAAGAGAAGAAGGATATCTTGTTGTTTTTATATCTAGGGAGCTTGAAGGGAATCTTAACTCATATATTGAATTACAGGGGTTTCGTGTGATCCGTCTTTATAAGCAAATTCATTCAGAGCAAGAAGATGCGGATGAAACTTTGCAAGGACTACAAGTGATTTCTAACCAAATAGAATGGCTTATCGTTGATCACTATCATATTAGCGAAAAATGGGAGAGTATAGTGAGGAATCGCGTTTCTAAATTGATGGTAATTGATGATTTAGCTAACAGATGTCATCAGTGTGATATATTGCTTGATCACAATTTTATTAGTAACTACCAAACTCGTTATGACCTACTCGTTCCACCTCATTGTAAAAAAATCCTCGGACCAAAGCATCTACTCATTAGAAAAGAATTTATCCATGAAAGAATGCAAGTAAAACCAAGAGACGGTCATGTCCGTCGGCTACTTATTTTCTTCGGAGGTAGCGATCCAACAGAAGAAACTGAAAAAGCTCTAAAAGCCGTGAATAAAATTGATTTTGATTTACATCATGTAGATGTCGTCGTTGGGACTTCAAATCCGAAACAAGATGTGATTTATATGATGTGTGAACAACAAGGTTATCAATACCATAGTCAAATAACCCATTTTGCAAGATTGCTATCAAAGGTGAATCTCGCAATTGGAGCAGGCGGTATATCGATGTGGGAAAGATGTTATTTAGGTGTCCCTTCTATCACTGCGATTGTTGCAAAAAATCAACAACAATCAGTTTGTGCTGCTCATCAATATGGGGCTGTATGGAAAATCGGTTGGCATGAGGATGTCAAAGTAAATGATTACGTTGCAAAAATTAACAATGCTTTAAGGTCACCTCAAAAGTTAATTAATATGAGTCAACGAGCGTTAGCTATTACAAATAGATGTACAAATAATCAACAACATAGCGCTGTCAACACAATTTTACAAATGAAGGGAGGAGAAAAATAG
- the pseI gene encoding pseudaminic acid synthase: protein MYKCKIANRYVGKGHQPFIIAEMSGNHNQSLDHALTIVEAAARAGVDAIKLQTYTADTMTINMKKEEFFINDANSLWQGQTLYELYKRAYTPWEWHETIFNKCRELGMVGFSSPFDVTAVDFLETLKVPAYKIASFENVDIPLIRKVAATGKPLFISTGMATVAVLDEAVQAAKGAGCNNIILLKCTSSYPASESDSNIVTIPHLAELFNCEVGLSDHTIGLGVPIASVALGATVIEKHFTMSRTDDGIDSPFSMEPDEMKMLVTEVRKAWRSIGKVSYGPTEGEVSSLLHRRSIYITEDLNAGEMITEKNIRIIRPGYGLEPKYYDILLGKRVKESVKKGTPVSWKML, encoded by the coding sequence ATGTATAAATGCAAAATAGCTAATCGTTACGTTGGTAAGGGTCATCAACCGTTTATTATTGCGGAAATGTCCGGGAATCATAATCAATCATTAGATCATGCGTTAACAATTGTAGAGGCTGCAGCTAGAGCTGGTGTCGACGCTATAAAACTACAAACATATACAGCAGATACGATGACAATAAATATGAAAAAAGAGGAATTTTTTATTAACGATGCTAATAGCTTATGGCAAGGTCAGACATTGTATGAGCTGTATAAGAGGGCGTATACACCATGGGAATGGCATGAGACGATATTTAACAAGTGTAGGGAGCTCGGGATGGTCGGGTTTAGTTCTCCCTTTGATGTGACTGCTGTAGATTTTTTAGAAACATTAAAAGTTCCAGCTTATAAAATTGCTTCATTTGAAAATGTAGATATCCCGTTAATTAGAAAAGTAGCTGCGACAGGGAAACCTTTATTCATATCTACCGGTATGGCAACAGTCGCCGTGCTTGATGAAGCAGTTCAAGCAGCAAAAGGTGCGGGGTGCAATAATATAATTTTATTAAAATGTACGAGTTCCTATCCTGCATCCGAAAGTGATTCAAACATTGTGACAATCCCTCATTTGGCTGAGTTGTTCAATTGTGAGGTAGGATTATCAGATCATACTATAGGGTTAGGTGTTCCAATAGCTAGTGTTGCTTTAGGAGCAACAGTTATTGAAAAACATTTCACGATGTCTAGAACTGATGATGGGATAGATTCACCATTTTCTATGGAACCAGATGAGATGAAAATGCTTGTTACCGAAGTAAGGAAGGCTTGGAGATCAATAGGAAAGGTGAGCTATGGACCAACAGAAGGAGAGGTTTCGTCGTTGCTTCATCGTCGTTCTATATATATTACTGAAGACTTAAATGCAGGAGAAATGATTACAGAAAAAAATATTAGAATCATTCGGCCAGGTTATGGTCTTGAGCCGAAATATTATGACATTTTATTAGGGAAGCGTGTAAAGGAAAGTGTTAAGAAAGGTACCCCTGTGTCATGGAAGATGCTTTAA
- a CDS encoding SDR family NAD(P)-dependent oxidoreductase, producing MLFEGKKILVTGGTGSIGKALVDILLTYNPAIVRIFSRDENKQFEMQEEWKAQKRLRFLLGDVRDKERLSYAMNDIDYVFHLAALKHVPACENNPFEAVRTNIIGSQNVIEAALENKVQKVLFTSSDKAISPTNTMGASKLIAEKLFVSANSYKGNHKTVFSSVRFGNVIGSRGSVIPLFFKKIMKEKKITVTDLKMKRFMMSQTEACSLMLDALRIANGGEIFVLKMPVVQLNDLVEAIISIVEEKFNILKDEIYIEEIGLRPGEKVVEELLMNEEIPFVYEKDNMFIIPSDYPKVEGASKPVKSVHYRADCFGCNQLAVKDIKNIILKEVNLLDFLRSDR from the coding sequence ATTTTGTTTGAAGGAAAAAAAATTTTGGTGACAGGAGGAACAGGAAGTATCGGTAAAGCACTAGTAGATATTTTGTTAACATATAATCCTGCTATTGTACGTATTTTTAGTCGGGATGAAAATAAGCAGTTTGAAATGCAAGAAGAGTGGAAAGCTCAAAAAAGATTGCGCTTTTTACTTGGCGACGTTAGAGATAAAGAGCGGCTTAGTTATGCGATGAATGATATTGATTATGTGTTTCATTTAGCAGCGTTAAAGCATGTCCCTGCTTGTGAAAATAATCCATTTGAAGCTGTCAGAACGAATATAATTGGTTCACAAAATGTTATTGAAGCAGCTCTTGAAAACAAAGTGCAAAAAGTGTTATTTACAAGCAGCGATAAAGCAATTAGTCCTACTAATACAATGGGAGCATCTAAGTTAATTGCAGAAAAACTTTTTGTTTCTGCCAATTCATATAAAGGAAATCATAAAACTGTTTTTTCTTCAGTCAGGTTTGGCAATGTAATTGGGTCAAGAGGGTCAGTTATTCCTTTATTTTTTAAGAAAATAATGAAAGAAAAAAAAATAACAGTTACCGATTTAAAAATGAAAAGATTTATGATGTCACAAACTGAAGCATGCTCGTTAATGTTAGATGCACTTCGAATTGCTAATGGAGGAGAAATATTCGTATTAAAAATGCCTGTAGTTCAACTGAATGACCTAGTGGAAGCAATCATATCAATTGTTGAGGAAAAATTTAATATATTAAAGGATGAAATTTATATTGAAGAAATCGGCTTACGACCTGGGGAAAAGGTTGTTGAAGAACTTTTAATGAATGAAGAAATCCCATTTGTTTATGAGAAAGATAACATGTTTATTATTCCTAGTGATTATCCAAAAGTTGAAGGCGCGAGTAAGCCTGTTAAAAGTGTTCATTACCGAGCTGACTGTTTTGGTTGTAACCAGTTAGCTGTGAAAGACATCAAAAACATTATATTGAAAGAGGTAAATTTATTAGATTTTTTACGGTCTGATCGATGA